A single Calidifontibacter indicus DNA region contains:
- the murJ gene encoding murein biosynthesis integral membrane protein MurJ, whose product MNSRAGTLIGAASTIAGVTLASRVVGFGRWLVFSREVGGTCVGQAYATANQLPNVLYEVTAGGALAAVVVPLVASAVERGDRERADRIASALLTWAVAVLLPLAVLVTLFAKPIASAMSGNATGRCSSMVDLTGAMLVVFAPQVLLYGVGIVLSGVLQAHRRFLAAALAPLLSSIVVIAAYLAYGALTNGHDESGDTARNVLAWGTTAGVVVLSLPLLLPVHRAGVRLRPRFDFPDGVAARARRLAGAGMVGLLAQQLAVLTTIGLANGRGDVGAVNVYNYVQAVYLLPYALLATPIAMAAFPRLAGDDGQRVLARVLPLVGATGLLGAAALIAIAGPVGGFFRALDARPEAMHAMTPALAAYAPGLVGFSLVALLSRALYTRGHARTAGLAVAAGWLVAALAPFAGLIGVQADSTRTLVVLGACSSVGMTVAAAVLVVLVRRDWPDAELGAAVRSWVRAAIAALVAGAAGCGLGAALGGVTGSLGGAALAAGIVGAVVVAVFVGLLARLDGATVRAARSALQR is encoded by the coding sequence GTGAACTCGCGCGCCGGCACCCTGATCGGCGCCGCGTCCACGATCGCCGGTGTCACCCTCGCCAGCCGCGTCGTCGGCTTCGGCCGGTGGCTGGTCTTTTCCCGCGAAGTCGGCGGCACCTGTGTCGGCCAGGCGTACGCCACCGCGAACCAGTTGCCGAACGTGCTCTACGAGGTGACCGCCGGCGGTGCGCTCGCCGCGGTCGTGGTGCCGCTAGTGGCCTCCGCGGTCGAGCGGGGAGACCGGGAGCGAGCCGACCGGATCGCGTCCGCGCTGCTGACCTGGGCGGTCGCCGTGCTGTTGCCGCTGGCCGTGCTCGTGACGCTGTTCGCCAAGCCGATCGCGTCGGCGATGAGCGGCAACGCCACCGGACGCTGCTCGTCGATGGTCGACCTCACCGGCGCGATGCTGGTGGTCTTCGCGCCGCAGGTGCTCCTCTACGGCGTCGGCATCGTGCTGTCGGGCGTGTTGCAGGCCCACCGCCGGTTTCTGGCCGCCGCCCTCGCGCCGCTGCTGTCGAGCATCGTCGTGATCGCGGCCTACCTCGCCTACGGCGCGCTCACCAACGGCCACGACGAATCCGGCGACACCGCCCGCAACGTGCTCGCGTGGGGCACCACCGCCGGGGTGGTCGTGCTGAGCCTGCCGCTGCTGCTCCCGGTGCACCGTGCGGGGGTGCGGCTGCGCCCGCGGTTCGACTTCCCCGACGGTGTCGCGGCGCGGGCACGCCGACTGGCCGGAGCCGGAATGGTCGGCCTGCTGGCCCAACAACTCGCGGTGCTCACCACCATCGGCCTGGCCAACGGACGCGGTGACGTCGGTGCGGTGAACGTCTACAACTACGTGCAGGCGGTCTACCTGCTGCCCTACGCCTTGCTCGCCACCCCGATCGCGATGGCCGCCTTCCCCAGGCTCGCCGGCGACGACGGTCAGCGGGTGCTGGCGCGGGTGCTTCCGCTCGTCGGCGCCACCGGCCTGCTCGGCGCTGCGGCACTCATCGCGATCGCGGGCCCCGTCGGCGGGTTCTTCCGTGCGCTCGATGCACGGCCCGAGGCGATGCACGCGATGACCCCGGCGCTCGCGGCGTACGCCCCGGGTCTGGTCGGGTTCAGCCTGGTCGCCCTGCTCAGCCGGGCGCTCTACACCCGCGGTCACGCGCGCACCGCCGGGCTCGCCGTCGCCGCCGGGTGGCTCGTCGCAGCCCTGGCGCCCTTCGCCGGCCTCATTGGGGTGCAAGCCGATTCAACCCGCACGCTGGTCGTGCTCGGCGCCTGCTCGAGCGTCGGGATGACGGTCGCAGCCGCCGTGCTGGTGGTGCTGGTGCGCCGCGACTGGCCCGACGCCGAACTCGGTGCCGCGGTGCGCTCCTGGGTCCGAGCGGCGATCGCGGCGCTCGTCGCAGGTGCCGCCGGATGCGGTCTCGGCGCGGCGCTCGGGGGAGTGACCGGCTCGCTCGGCGGCGCCGCCCTCGCCGCCGGCATCGTCGGGGCCGTCGTGGTGGCCGTGTTCGTCGGGCTGCTGGCGCGGCTGGATGGGGCGACCGTGCGCGCCGCCAGGTCGGCGCTGCAGCGCTGA
- a CDS encoding NUDIX domain-containing protein, giving the protein MTHPQLPADLADRYEPAPVLDRSTPFEGRVWDVVTDRVDLGAAGTVTRDYVQHTGAVAVVALRGEPGAEEVLLIQQYRHPVGTFDWEIPAGLLDVAGEDPQAAAARELAEEADLAAGEWHVLVDLFTSPGGISENIRVFLARDVRRSDPTDFEREGEEVDMPTGWLPLTAASDAMLDGRLHNATAIAGVLAVLRCAGDYSRLRPADAPWPTHPAYR; this is encoded by the coding sequence GTGACTCACCCGCAGCTGCCCGCAGACCTGGCCGACCGGTACGAACCGGCACCGGTGCTCGACCGCTCGACCCCGTTCGAGGGGCGGGTGTGGGACGTCGTCACCGACCGGGTCGATCTGGGCGCGGCCGGCACCGTCACCCGCGACTATGTGCAGCACACCGGTGCGGTGGCGGTGGTCGCGCTGCGGGGGGAGCCCGGAGCCGAGGAGGTGCTGCTGATCCAGCAGTACCGCCACCCGGTCGGCACCTTCGACTGGGAGATCCCGGCCGGACTGCTCGACGTCGCCGGCGAAGACCCGCAGGCGGCCGCCGCCCGCGAACTGGCCGAGGAAGCCGACCTCGCGGCCGGTGAGTGGCATGTGCTGGTCGACCTGTTCACCTCGCCGGGTGGCATCTCGGAGAACATCCGCGTGTTCCTGGCCCGTGACGTGCGCCGCAGCGACCCGACCGACTTCGAGCGGGAGGGCGAGGAGGTCGACATGCCGACCGGGTGGCTGCCGCTCACTGCGGCGTCCGACGCCATGCTCGACGGACGCCTGCACAACGCGACCGCGATCGCGGGTGTGCTCGCGGTGCTGCGCTGTGCCGGCGACTATTCCCGACTCCGTCCGGCCGACGCACCGTGGCCGACCCACCCGGCATACCGCTGA
- a CDS encoding CTP synthase: protein MADTTKHIFVTGGVASSLGKGLTASSLGHLLGARGLRVTMQKLDPYINVDPGTMNPFQHGEVFVTDDGAETDLDIGHYERFLDANLAGSANVTTGKVYSRVIAKERRGEYLGDTVQVIPHITNEIKAQMRAQAGPDVDLIITEIGGTVGDIESLPFLEAARQVRQDLGRDNVFFLHVSLVPYLAPSGELKTKPTQHSVAALRQVGIQPDSLVLRADREIPESIKKKIAAMCDVDLEAVAACVDAPSIYDIPKVLHGERLDAYVVRRLGVPFQDVQWDDWDQLLQRVHNPEHQVEVALVGKYIDLPDAYLSVTEALRAGGFHHDAKVKIRWVASDTCTTDAGAAKSLGGVDAVLIPGGFGVRGIEGKLGALKWAREQQVPTLGICLGLQCMVIEYGRNVAGIAEASSTEFDPQTSAPVIATMEEQKNFVEGAGDLGGTMRLGAQEAKLVDGSVVATAYGATTVTERHRHRYEVNNDYLDQLTKAGLVVSGTHPEWGLVEFVELPKDVHPYYVSTQAHPEFKSRPHRAHPLFAGLVGAAIDQQRAARLVEVERPKAAVEAENNGREEVAAQSNS from the coding sequence GTGGCGGACACGACGAAGCACATCTTTGTGACCGGAGGCGTCGCCTCCTCTCTCGGTAAGGGTCTGACGGCTTCCAGCCTCGGACATCTCCTCGGCGCGCGGGGCCTTCGGGTCACCATGCAGAAGCTCGATCCCTACATCAACGTCGATCCAGGAACGATGAACCCGTTCCAGCACGGCGAGGTGTTCGTGACCGACGACGGCGCCGAGACCGACCTCGACATCGGGCACTACGAGCGGTTCCTCGACGCGAACCTCGCCGGCAGCGCCAACGTGACCACCGGCAAGGTCTACAGCCGGGTCATCGCCAAGGAGCGCCGCGGTGAGTACCTCGGCGACACCGTCCAGGTGATCCCGCACATCACCAACGAGATCAAGGCACAGATGCGCGCCCAGGCCGGGCCCGACGTCGACCTGATCATCACCGAGATCGGCGGCACCGTCGGCGACATCGAGTCGCTGCCCTTCCTCGAAGCGGCCCGACAGGTGCGGCAAGACCTCGGTCGCGACAACGTGTTCTTCCTGCACGTCTCGTTGGTGCCCTATCTCGCGCCCAGCGGCGAGCTCAAGACCAAGCCGACCCAGCACTCCGTCGCCGCGCTGCGACAGGTCGGCATCCAGCCCGATTCCCTTGTGCTGCGGGCCGATCGGGAGATCCCCGAGTCGATCAAGAAGAAGATCGCCGCGATGTGCGACGTCGACCTCGAGGCCGTCGCCGCGTGCGTCGACGCCCCGAGCATCTACGACATCCCGAAGGTGCTGCACGGTGAGCGGCTCGACGCCTACGTCGTGCGTCGTCTCGGCGTGCCGTTCCAGGACGTCCAGTGGGACGACTGGGACCAGTTGCTGCAGCGCGTCCACAACCCGGAGCACCAGGTCGAGGTGGCACTCGTCGGCAAGTACATCGACCTGCCCGACGCCTACCTGTCGGTCACCGAGGCGTTGCGCGCCGGAGGCTTCCACCACGACGCGAAGGTGAAGATCCGCTGGGTCGCCAGCGACACCTGTACCACCGACGCCGGGGCGGCCAAGTCGCTCGGCGGTGTCGACGCCGTGCTCATCCCGGGCGGGTTCGGAGTGCGCGGCATCGAGGGCAAGCTCGGCGCGCTGAAGTGGGCGCGTGAGCAGCAGGTGCCGACCCTGGGCATCTGCCTCGGTCTGCAGTGCATGGTCATCGAGTACGGCCGCAACGTCGCCGGCATCGCCGAGGCGTCGTCGACCGAGTTCGACCCGCAGACCAGCGCTCCGGTGATCGCCACGATGGAGGAGCAGAAGAACTTCGTCGAGGGCGCGGGTGACCTCGGCGGCACCATGCGCCTGGGTGCGCAGGAGGCCAAGCTCGTCGACGGGTCGGTGGTCGCGACCGCGTACGGCGCCACGACGGTCACCGAGCGACACCGGCACCGCTACGAGGTCAACAACGACTACCTCGACCAGCTGACGAAGGCCGGCCTCGTGGTCAGCGGCACCCACCCCGAGTGGGGCTTGGTGGAGTTCGTCGAGCTGCCCAAGGACGTGCACCCCTACTACGTCTCGACCCAGGCGCACCCGGAGTTCAAGTCGCGCCCGCACCGCGCCCACCCGCTGTTCGCGGGGCTCGTCGGTGCGGCGATCGACCAGCAGCGCGCCGCGCGGCTGGTCGAGGTCGAGCGTCCCAAGGCTGCCGTCGAGGCAGAGAACAACGGCCGCGAAGAGGTTGCGGCACAGTCGAACTCGTGA
- a CDS encoding pyridoxal phosphate-dependent aminotransferase, with protein MWGNRRPPHPSRCAAGSQTQTLGYSEAKGILELRTTIADHYERTYGVQVDPEQVVVSSGSSGGFSTLLMAAFDAGATIAMTRPGYPAYRNTVHALGLNVLDLECGAAQRFQPSVAQLERLDVKPDGLIIASPANPTGTIIDPAELAAIARWCEANDVLLLSDEIYHGIEFGRPTATAWQTSREAVVLGSVSKFHSMTGWRLGWNLVPEHLVRRVELLQGNLAICAPAGSQVGAVAAFTPEAESELKGHVERYARNRQVVLDRLPDIGVTSFAPPDGAFYAYCDISHLTGDSQQWTLDILDRTGVALAPGVDFDPVDGHRFMRLSFCGSTDDLHVAFDRLGAAV; from the coding sequence GTGTGGGGCAACCGTCGACCCCCGCACCCGAGCCGGTGCGCCGCCGGGTCGCAGACCCAGACGCTCGGCTACAGCGAGGCCAAGGGCATCCTCGAGCTACGCACCACCATCGCCGACCACTACGAGCGCACCTACGGCGTGCAGGTCGACCCCGAGCAGGTCGTTGTCAGTTCGGGCAGCTCGGGCGGGTTCAGCACGCTGTTGATGGCCGCCTTCGACGCCGGCGCGACGATCGCGATGACCCGCCCCGGGTACCCGGCCTACCGTAACACCGTCCATGCGCTCGGCCTGAACGTGCTCGACCTCGAATGCGGTGCGGCGCAACGTTTCCAGCCGTCGGTGGCGCAACTCGAGCGCCTTGACGTCAAGCCCGACGGGCTCATCATCGCCAGCCCGGCGAACCCCACCGGCACGATCATCGACCCCGCCGAGCTCGCGGCGATCGCCCGCTGGTGCGAGGCCAACGACGTGCTGCTGCTGTCGGACGAGATCTACCACGGCATCGAGTTCGGCCGACCGACCGCGACGGCATGGCAGACCTCCCGCGAAGCGGTGGTGCTGGGGTCGGTGAGCAAGTTCCATTCGATGACCGGGTGGCGGCTGGGTTGGAACCTCGTGCCGGAGCACCTGGTGCGCCGGGTCGAACTGCTGCAGGGCAACCTGGCGATCTGTGCGCCGGCGGGCTCGCAGGTGGGTGCGGTCGCCGCCTTCACGCCCGAGGCCGAGAGTGAGTTGAAAGGTCACGTTGAGCGTTATGCCCGAAACCGGCAGGTCGTGCTCGACCGTCTGCCGGATATCGGGGTGACCTCCTTCGCCCCGCCGGACGGCGCGTTCTACGCCTACTGCGACATCAGTCACCTCACCGGCGACTCGCAGCAGTGGACCCTCGACATCCTCGATCGCACCGGCGTCGCGCTTGCTCCGGGCGTCGACTTCGACCCCGTCGACGGCCACCGCTTCATGCGGTTGTCGTTCTGCGGATCGACCGACGACCTGCACGTCGCCTTCGACCGGCTCGGCGCAGCTGTCTGA
- the argG gene encoding argininosuccinate synthase has product MSKVLNSLPVGERVGIAFSGGLDTSCAVAWMRAGGAVPCTYTADLGQYDEDDIESIPGRAEQYGAQLARLVDCKPLLVQEGLAAIACGAFHIRSGGRTYFNTTPLGRAVTGTMLVRAMAEDGVSIWGDGSTYKGNDIERFYRYGLLANPALRIYKPWLDADFVSELGGRQEMSEWLVEHGFPYRDSAEKAYSTDANILGATHEAKKLEHLDTSLEIVEPIMGVAFWDDSVSVETEDVTIRFERGLPVAIDGDDFGGDQVALFHQANVVGGRHGLGMSDQIENRIIEAKSRGIYEAPGMALLHAAYERLLNAVHNEDTVAAYHNDGRRLGRLLYEGRWFDPQSLMLREGLLRWVASAVTGEVTLRLRRGEDYSIINTVGEGFSYHPDKLSMERTEDAAFGPVDRIGQLTMRNLDIADTRSKLELYAQQGSLPSRERELVGDLQPGGAQQIASNPAAKGDDESLDRAAFDLGTD; this is encoded by the coding sequence GTGTCCAAGGTTCTGAACTCCCTGCCCGTCGGCGAGCGCGTCGGCATCGCCTTCTCCGGAGGTCTCGACACCTCCTGTGCCGTCGCCTGGATGCGCGCCGGTGGCGCCGTCCCGTGCACCTACACCGCCGACCTCGGCCAGTACGACGAGGACGACATCGAGTCGATCCCGGGCCGCGCCGAGCAGTACGGCGCGCAGCTCGCCCGGCTGGTCGACTGCAAGCCGCTGCTGGTGCAGGAGGGGCTGGCCGCCATCGCGTGCGGCGCGTTCCACATCCGCTCCGGTGGCCGCACCTACTTCAACACAACTCCGTTGGGGCGCGCCGTCACCGGCACCATGCTGGTGCGCGCGATGGCCGAGGACGGCGTGTCGATCTGGGGCGACGGCTCCACCTACAAGGGCAACGACATCGAGCGTTTCTACCGCTACGGTCTGCTCGCCAACCCGGCGTTGCGCATCTACAAGCCGTGGCTCGACGCCGACTTCGTCAGCGAACTCGGTGGTCGCCAGGAGATGTCCGAGTGGCTCGTCGAGCACGGGTTCCCCTACCGCGACAGCGCCGAGAAGGCCTACTCCACCGACGCCAACATCCTGGGTGCGACCCACGAGGCGAAGAAGCTGGAGCACCTCGACACCTCGCTCGAGATCGTCGAGCCGATCATGGGCGTCGCCTTCTGGGACGACTCGGTGTCGGTCGAGACCGAGGACGTCACGATCCGTTTCGAGCGTGGCCTGCCGGTCGCGATCGACGGTGACGACTTCGGCGGTGACCAGGTGGCGTTGTTCCACCAGGCCAATGTCGTCGGTGGACGCCACGGTTTGGGCATGAGCGACCAGATCGAGAACCGCATCATCGAGGCGAAGTCGCGCGGCATCTACGAGGCGCCGGGCATGGCGCTGCTGCACGCCGCCTACGAGCGTCTGCTCAACGCCGTGCACAACGAGGACACCGTTGCGGCCTACCACAACGACGGACGCCGGCTCGGCCGGTTGCTGTACGAGGGCCGCTGGTTCGACCCGCAGTCGCTGATGCTGCGCGAAGGCCTCTTGCGCTGGGTCGCGTCGGCCGTCACCGGTGAGGTGACGCTGCGCCTGCGCCGCGGCGAGGACTACTCGATCATCAACACCGTCGGGGAGGGCTTCAGCTACCACCCGGACAAGCTGTCGATGGAGCGCACCGAGGACGCCGCGTTCGGCCCGGTCGACCGCATCGGTCAGTTGACCATGCGCAACCTCGACATCGCCGACACCCGCTCGAAGCTGGAGCTCTACGCCCAGCAGGGTTCGTTGCCGAGCCGCGAGCGGGAACTGGTCGGCGATCTGCAGCCCGGTGGCGCGCAGCAGATCGCGTCGAACCCCGCCGCGAAGGGTGACGACGAGTCGCTCGACCGGGCCGCGTTCGATCTCGGCACCGACTGA